ATTTAGGTTGGTGATAATTGGACCCCTTTGGACCAGGAAATATTGAATCATAATTAAGAATGAAAGTTGGTGAAAAGCAGTGGCAGTGATGTCACACCAACCAATATCTTCTATCCTTCcaaatctaaattatatatataataataaatcataaatacgATGACATCCCGAACCAAAGCGGATAAGAATAAGGAGAGGTTTGAAAGGTGTCTTAAAAGTCAACATGgaattcttttctttatttgaattttcaaagccTTACTTGACGGCCTAAACCTCAAATTTGTATCTTTGCTTAGTACACCTATACCTTACATTAGTAGTTCATCACAAACACCATAGTCTGTAATCTCTTTTTTCTGGCCTATATTGGAAGGTAGAGGttacaaaatttattcatataattataatttaaaataataatattaaattaaataattttaaaataaaagaaaaataaccattaaaaaaaaattaacaaaactaatagaatattaaaacttataagaaaaatatctgaattcgaATCTAGTCACATTTATAATATCCTCTGATTGATTATTTACCAAAAGAAAAACAGTGATTTCTTGTGAAACAACATGCCACCGACTAAGTCATGAAAGGGGTTGTTACCTTCCTCAATAAAATTCCCACATGGTGATGGCTTTCTATTTCTATGAGAAAGCCATAACTTTAGTCCCACTTAGTGAATGTAAATGCCTAGGAGGAAATGTCTAGTATTCTCCACCACATAAACGAGATAAACTCAATTCTCTGCCACAAtctttgaatatatatttttttttacataaaataatatgaaaaagtaATAATCATCAAAAGCTATTCATACCATCTCTTTGATGGCCATCCAATCCAAGAACTAGCCTTTAGATCAGAATTGCACAAGATTGACAACACAAATCATTGGACGACATTTAATATTTGTAGTTGAGCTTTCCATTTTATGTGATTGGTTCttctccttttttattttattcccaATAACGACTGAATTTCCCATATGGGTCCATGGTCggttcaattatattttttgtttatttctttaccTTCCAAATTTATTCATCAATTTCTCTAATCACTCTGTCTCATCTACCcgtttcatttattaattttaagtacccatttcatttattaattttgaggttaaaagacttactcccacccagtgttaaaaactaaaaaattaattataaaaataaaattattatttagttttaatatattaaaaataataaattttcttttttttaaaaaaaattataattttttttcaaaattaaactttaaaaaattatatttcttttaggGTTTCTTTAGATTTCATTTTCGACAGGTTtggattttaaatattaaacattaagaAAGATAAATACTGGAAGATCTCCCTTCACCCCTATCCTCTTCTTTAATCTATCCATCGCTTTCCTTCAACCCCACGGCCTCTTCGACCGGTTGGTCTATTGTAATCAATCTggtttgattgaaattattaGAAGTTGCGGACACAAAGTCCTTCCTTTCTTAAAGATCTCCATCTCCTTCAACCACGCCCAACCCATCTCTATTTGATTTATTCCATTTCATTCCATCTAAATAATTCTTATCATGAATCACTAAACATGGGCTTATAGATTCATTCTAATgcaattatacaaataatatttcaaattttccatttcaagtttttttcttttcaaaaatatacAAGATTATCTCTTCCAATCTCTAACAATTAATATTCCAACTATCTGACTACTTTCTGATTCTATCACCCACAAAAAATCCAGAAAGAAATCTCAAAATTAACATGGACACCAaaaaccaccaccaccaccaccacaatTGGTGTctgtacaaaaataaaaattagaacttTCAACCATGTTTCACCGTCTACTAATCTCTTGATGGTGATAGACGTTGATGATaggtattttgattttgattctgaGATAACGGATAGAGCCCGGGTCTACCCACAGGAAATCCAGAAGCTTTCGACGTGGGATGATCAGTAGTAGAAGtggtagtggtggtggtggtggtggtggtagtaGCAGTAGTGGCAGCGGTAGTGACGGTGATAGGCGGGGTGGCGTTGGTGGTGGCCACTCGCTCACAAGATGGACACATGGTGAGAGTAGTGGCCGGTAATTGCATGTAAAAGGGATTAGAAGTCTTCAAAGCTCTTAATTCTTGAAGCTCCTTATGAAGTCTTCTGTTTTCTTCAGTTAATGTTTCGCAGCATCTCTTCAAGTACTCACAATCCACCTCCGTTTGCTTCAATTTAGTCCTGCGTCCACAAATcacatcattttatatcaaataaattaaaaaccatTTCAAAGATTGCCTTGACAACACAATCAGTTATTAATGAATACCTTGCTCTTCTATTCTGAAACCAAACTTCTACTTGGCGTGGACGAAGATTAAGTTGCTTTGCAAGCGCCAATTTTTGTTTCTGCATCGTTAGCCAACAAATTAAAGTCAAAACCCcatattgatatttatatacctagagaatagaagaaaatattatgaaaagtTGGAACTTACAGGATTAAGAGTGCTGTGTTCTTTGAAGCTTTCTTCAAGAAAAGCGGATTGTTCTTTAGAAAGCCTGAGTTTTTTCCTAGTGCAACCATTCTCATCTTCATCACTGAATCTTGAAGAACCCCTCTCACCCTCCATTTCATTATGCCCTCTACTGTGCATACAAATATCCATCTGGAACGAAGATGCCGCGCTGTTAGGTGAACAAGATAAAGCACCGCCATCTTCTGCTTCTTCAACTAAAGGGAATTTATTCACGTCAAATCCTCTTGCCATTTGCCCCGAAGAACACGCCTCAGATCTCCCTAAAAGATAAACCCCAGAagtgattaaaaataaaacataagaagAGAGAAGATGGGATTTGGAGAGTTATGTTGGATTAGTTTTACCGTTATCAGAGGGCCAAGGAAAGGCAGGAAGAGAGGGCGGATAACGTGGGACCGGAGTATTGGGAAGAAGATCAAGCTGAACAGGAGGATCCATAGAAGgtgtattattattttgagaatCCAAGATGGTTGACGTGGGTGTAGTTGTACTATTACgcttatcttcatcttcatcatcatcatcatcaccatgaagttgaagttgaagttgtTGTTGTTTTCCAGTAGAAAACCCGCTGGATAAACCCAtgcaaaaccctaaacctttgTTAGGAATGTCGCCGGTGGAACTGTCGATAAAGCCAAGAGACTTGGAAGAAGCATCGCCCAAACTCAGACCAAGCTCCATCTAAAAGGGAGGAGAGGGGgagagaaaagaaggaaagaaacgGATTGAATCCAGTGGAAAGTTGAAAGAGTCCTGATAGAGATTATAATCTAATTTcttaataaatacaatttattaaataatagtggtttaaatttaatttgaactagTGAGAAACTGCTTTGACCGACAAATTCAGGTCGACAAATCCCGCTAGAAACCCTAATTCTTTCATTTCCCCCTTACCCTCGTGCAACGCACGTGACAGGTTTTACACGATGGACCTGAATATAATTGCATGTGTATATTTTTGTATGGTAAGTTCTTTCATATTCTGTCCTTTCTGCACGTTAAGTTGAATTCTTCTCCTTCTGCTCTCATCTCATGTCACGCAACAACTATATCGCTTTTATCTCCGGTTGTTGAAATTTAGTTCCTGTGATTGATcctgaatttgatttaaatacaattttttatttaaaaaataattataattacggaattatatgtattaatttgtcATTATTACATCATTCATACTTGTACATGAAAAcgaataattatatattattagaccCACCAATTTTCTTATTGATGATTAAATTTGACTGTGTTATCAACTGAGAGATTTGACCAAGCCTACCTTTTCCCTTCCTTTGCTAGAGTTTTTACTTAGTTTTTCCTCGATAAAATTCTGAGCTGGCGTGATTAAAGGATGAGATGAGTGATAGTTCAACTTGtccattaatttagaattagGGGTGTCTTGTCTTATTGGTAAGTGTAATTATTGAAGCAAAGCCAAAAGGGCTGACCGTCTCACAAACCTAACCTTCATTATCTTctttaattactaattaagaTTAATATGGCAAGATTGTACGTGGCAGGCATGCGTTGATTTGTCTGTCAggagggtaattaattaaaacctaTACGCCCTTACCAAGAAGATCTTTCTTCGAATCTTACTAAATTAAAGTGCCTACTTGTTTACAATATTACCCCTGTTGGGTATTACAGTAATTTCACAAGAAGAAAATGGATGTCAGAGCCGGGAGGAAAGGTCAAAATAAAAGGATGAAGACATTATTAAAATGGTGTACAGGTGAGTAGGGTTGAGTATAGGAAAAGACAGGTGCAGGTTGCGAAGGGGACAAGTCCTAACAGAAGCAATCATTAATCTTACATATTCACTCACTCACCAGAAactttctaattaattattgttcCACAATTGGAAGCAGGCTTGGAAGATGCTGTTAACTCTTTAATGGAGCTATCTGTAAATGTAGATCCTGGAAATCTTCTCGGTGATTGAATTATGAGGAAAATGGCTTCAAGCTGAGGGCCCTGTGCTTGACAgaagaacaaaaatatgatataagCACTGGCAAGAATGGAGACTGCGTCACATGATAACAGAAGTTATATATAGACATTCTTTTCCCTAACATACTAATGTATGGATAGAGATATCCCTGATCATAAATGTATGGagtcatatataattaatcaaattattttatgatctaattgaatattatttttttctaatttaatataacttaatcatatgataatatattaatatttgtatataaatttatattcattatttatgtacaaatttATAATGACATGTTATAGTCAGTTTAGGGTCTCTACATTATTGTATTGCTTATATCAAAGTAAATCATAGGCACAAAATTTGCAGACTGAGAGAGTGCCTACAAAATTTTCCTACATTTTTTCTCatcaagaaaatatttgatactGAATCCGAAAGTGTAAATTCAAAGGAATCTTTGCAATTTAAGGTCAATTAAGAGCATATACACCTCTTTGTTATAAGCAATGGTGCATAGTAATTTCATAACACCACTAGTTATCACCTTCCATTATTGACAATGACAGACAGGGATTCCAGAATAAGAAGAAAGAGACTACACAAAAAAACTGTTTCTAAGAATGGAAGTAAAAAACTCTCTTCATCCTGTCCTCCCCAGATCACATTATTCAGCATAGTCAGTgataatttttgtcattctaattacattaaaaaaaaaagcaaaatttacAGGACTATTTTGTAGTTTACAAGCACTTTAAGAAGAGCTCTGGATATCTGCTATCTgagattaagaaaaaaagaattagaaaaacTTTTTCTTCGGTTCATTCTTTATCAAGATTCATTTTCTTCGTTTCCTTCACCAGACGGGACTGTCTCATCCTCGCCATCAGGAATGTTGTCAGCAGGGAATGAATCCGGCTGGCCATGTCGCAGGCTCCAGTACATGATGCTGGCAGTCAAAATGAGGATCATCTTCGGGTTTACCTGTCACAATGTCCATATGATTTGGCTTTAAGTTATAACCAAGCATTGCATAAACCATTCAGAATGATAAGTTGAATTGGTCAGCTAGTTATAAAAACGAATTCAGAAACCCTTTTTTAATCCTTAACAGGACCTAGGAAAGATTTTTAGTGAAATCATCGGACACAGATAGAACTACAGAGGCGTTTTGAGAGAACtagttaatatttaatatcaatgtTTTGACATGGAATATTCAACCCAGTAGAGGGAAAACCAGCAAAACCAACCAATTCATTTTGGCAATCAACTAATATTAATATTCTCATTTGATAAATTCTTGGATTTGGAATATGGAACAGGCAGAGTAAAATCTCCATCAAGTTTACAATGTAAGGTTCCATGATTTCAGTACATctcataaactaaaaattctctAGGTAAATTAGCTTGCATCACAGCC
This sequence is a window from Mangifera indica cultivar Alphonso chromosome 5, CATAS_Mindica_2.1, whole genome shotgun sequence. Protein-coding genes within it:
- the LOC123217280 gene encoding homeobox-leucine zipper protein HOX11-like, with amino-acid sequence MELGLSLGDASSKSLGFIDSSTGDIPNKGLGFCMGLSSGFSTGKQQQLQLQLHGDDDDDEDEDKRNSTTTPTSTILDSQNNNTPSMDPPVQLDLLPNTPVPRYPPSLPAFPWPSDNGRSEACSSGQMARGFDVNKFPLVEEAEDGGALSCSPNSAASSFQMDICMHSRGHNEMEGERGSSRFSDEDENGCTRKKLRLSKEQSAFLEESFKEHSTLNPKQKLALAKQLNLRPRQVEVWFQNRRARTKLKQTEVDCEYLKRCCETLTEENRRLHKELQELRALKTSNPFYMQLPATTLTMCPSCERVATTNATPPITVTTAATTATTTTTTTTTTTSTTDHPTSKASGFPVGRPGLYPLSQNQNQNTYHQRLSPSRD